A segment of the Patescibacteria group bacterium genome:
TGAACCAGTGGGGCCTCCGTCGAGATCGGGTCTGTCTTCGCGTTTGAGTCTGCATTGCGATTCCTCCGGTTGCAGGGTTAGATTGGAACATGAGCTACGTTAGCTCAGCGGTTGAGTACGATACCATATATATCCAACATGTCAACATGGATATATTATTGTGTCAAATTGCGATAAAATACCAACATGAATCAAGACAAGCAATCCAACACACCGTGGGCACAGGAACCACAAGAAGTTTTCACATATTTACAAACATCAAACGAAGGAATTAGTAGTGCAGAAGCAGACAAACGAATAGAAAAGTTTGGAACCAATATTTTTCATAGCAAGGAAAAAATCAAAGTTGTTTCTATTTTTCTAAAGCAGTTTGCAAGTCCCCTCATCTTCCTGCTCTTGGGAGCTGCTGTACTTACTGCAGTACTTGGAAAGACTATTGATATGTTTGTGATTATCTTTGCAGTGTTATTCAACGCGATACTTGGATTTTATCGTGAATATCATGCTGAAAATACGCTTGATAAACTCGTTACCTATATTAAAGATCGAGCACGAGTGATACGTGACGGAAAAGAACTTGAGATTGATTCAGTGCAATTGGTGCCTGGAGATATTGTGAAGCTTTCCTATGGAACCCGAGTCCCAGCAGATGCTCGCATTATAAGCACGAGTAATTTTCGCGTGGATGAAGCAGTGCTTACTGGTGAATCTATTCCTGTAGAAAAAGAAACAGGAGTTGTATCTATTACTAGTGGCATTGCCGATAGAAAAAACATTGCACATGCCGGAACATTGGTCGTAGAAGGATATGCTACAGCTATTGTGTATGCAACTGGAAGTGCCACTGAGATTGGAAAAATTGCAAACATTGTTGCAAATACAGAGCGAGCTGAAACACCAATTCAAAAAGGTGTAGCAAAGCTTGGATGGTTGCTCTTTTTTGTAACGATAATTATCGTTGCTGGAATCTTTTCATTAGGGACCCTCAGAGGAGAGCCAATTCTTGAAATGCTAACCCTCTCTGCTGCGGTAGCGGTGGGTGCCGTGCCAGAAGCATTGCCAATTGCCCTTACCGTAATTCTTGCTATTGGTGCAGAACGAATTGCATCTCGAAAAGGAATTGTTCGGAAACTTGCAGCTGCTGAAACACTAGGATCAACCACTCTTATTATGACTGATAAGACTGGAACACTCACAATGGCAGATATGCAGTTGGTTGGTATTTATACTCAGAGTCACATTCTAGAAAATACTGAAGCGCTAGAATCAAAACACTTTTCTACTGATCAAAAGAAAATTTTATCTTTAGCATTAGAAAATATTGATGTCACTATTGAGAATCATGAAGATGCTCCATCCGAATGGAAATTCCACGGACGACCGTTTGAAATTAATATCGCTAAAGCTAGTATCGAACACAATGTGGGCCTCGAACAGCTCAAAAAGGATGTCCGTCTTGTAATTCCCTTCAACTCAACCCACAAATTCTCAGTGGCAGAAACAGATACCCAGTATATTGTTATGGGAGCTCCTGATATCCTCCTCAGACGTTCAAAAATGACTAAGGATGCATATCTCACAACAGAAACCTGGATTGATAAAGTTAGTTCAGAAGGAAAGCGTCTCATAGGTATAGCTACACTTGATAAAAAGAATTTTTCAAAGAAGATATCTACAGATGACATAGAGAATATTCATTTTATGGGAGTTATGGCTTTGTTTGATCCAATTCGTCCTGACGTACCAGCTGCTATTAAAAAAATCCAGAGCTATGGAATCAAAATGGTAATGATTACGGGAGATCTTAAAGGAACAGCACTTGCAATCACTCGAGATTTGAAATGGAATGTTACTGAAGAGGAAGTGCTAACAGGTAGTCAGCTTCATGAAATGACTGATGAAGAACTACTTACAATAATTCCTTCGATAAAAATATTTGCTCGTGTAACTCCTGAAGATAAACTACGCATTGGTCAGCTTTATCAACGGCTTGGTGAAGTTGTTGCCATGACAGGTGACGGAGTAAATGATGCACCCGCACTTAAAGCCATGGATATTGGTATTTCATTGGGCTCTGGAAGTGATGTGGCAAAGAGTGCTGCAGATATGGTATTGCTCGATGACAACTTTAAAACAATTAGTCTCTCAGTTGAAGAAGGACGGAAGATTCTTTCAAATATACGAAAAACATTTGTGTATCTCATGTCGAATTCACTGGATGCAATTTTTGTGATTGGAGGAAGTCTAATTATTGGATTGCCAATGCCACTAACTGCGCTTCAAATTATTTGGGTCAACTTTTTCACGGGAAGTCTTCCAGTACTCGCCTTTGCCTTTGATGAAGATCTTGATAAAAAACACACAGCAAAAACAACAGGATCAAAATTAATATTTACCAATGAAGTAACATTCATTACCTTCGGTATTGGTGTTATGAGTTCCCTGTTTTTATTCTTTATCTATTACGGTCTATTAAGATTTGGAGTAGATCTGGCACTCACTAAATCATTATTCTTTGTATGTTTCGCTTCATATATTCTTGTTGTTGCATACTCATTTAGAAGTCTCTACAATCCATTATTCTCATATCCTGTTTTCTCAAACGCTAAATTAAATATCAGCATTCTTTTTGCAGCACTATTACTTATCGGAACAGTAACAATCCCTGCGGCACGAGAAATATTTGGACTTGTAGCAATCCCACTAGTGTGGATATGGTTTATTGCAGCATGGCTCATCCTCAATGTTCTACTTGTTGAAGGAGCAAAATACTTTATTAGAAAGTAACTTAAAACTTACTGTCTTCGTAGCTTAATAGAAATAAATGAGTCATCAAACACACCTTGTGATCTCACTGTTCCTGAATGATCAAAATATTGTACCTGCACAGCTATTGATGTTTCCCTGTCTTTAAATGGGTTGGGACCAATTAATAACTTTTTTGTATAAGGACCTGTTCCTAAGGTTATTTTCTCATCGCAATTTTTTCCATCTATTGATGCGCTTTGAGATGATCCATTAATACACATAAGACTCACTTCTCGTTTACTGTATTTTGCTGGTAAGGGTCCAAATGATAGCGTTATTGATCCACCGCTTTTTTCTAGTACATAATTGTTAGCTTTCAAAAGTTCAGGGTGTGTGGGACTGGCTAGTATTTCGATCTGTTGCTGATCTTGAGCAGGAGCATCAAAGCTTTGTCCACCATAGGTGATTTTATTTTTAACGATATTACCCTGACTATCAAGTGCCTTTACATGCAATATCTCACCTTGATATGAGTTTTCACTTGAGTACATAGAATCTGTTTTAGGAACAATAATAGTATGAATTGTGTTTGTTGTCGTTTCTTTTAAAAGTGTTGTTACATTTTCTGGATCGATGAGAAGTCGATTTTTATCAACCCATGAAGGTTTTGTAATACTTATTTCATATTTTACAGCGCCTTTAATAGGAGAAAACACAACAATGAATGGTTTGCCTGGTTCTAAAACCTGATCGTAATTTGGCATCGCAATTATGAGATTGATACTTGGATCCATGCCTTGGGCCTTTAGAGCCGCATATGCTTTTTCTAGTTCTGCTTGTGCAGAAGTTAATTCCCATGCATTTTGAGCACCTGATGAAGAAGGAGTACCAGTTGTTTTTACTTCTGTTTTAATAGATGTCGTAGTTTCTTTTTGTGAAGCTGATGTTTTTGTTGAAGTAGGAGTTGTATTTGGTGTTGTAGTAGCATTTGCCCGATCACGTAATTGAACATGCTCGGTATCAGTAGTAACTATAGGATCAACAACGGGAACATTTGTATTCTGTTTTTTTGATACATAATATGCACCCCCACCTACAGCTATTCCGATAATAATAATTATGAGTAGTGGAGCAAATCCTTTTTGGTTTTTCATGATAGGGATATTATCCCACTAAAAAGTAAACTCAACTATTAAGATATGCACACAATAAAAAAACTAATCGTTTTGATGACCCAACGCATACAGTTTTTCTATCTCTGCAGAGTTTAAAGATCGGCTATATATTCTAAAACTATCAATAAGACCGTTGAAGGTTTGTCCAGAAGCATGCACTGATGAACCAATACGAAGTACTTGTGAGGGTGCAATATTTGATGTCTCAGCTTGATTGGCGCCCAATCGAGCTCCGTCAACATACAATTTCATCACTCCATTTTCGCGTGTTAATGCAAGGTTGTACCATTTCCCTGCTTCAGGACTAAAGCTGTATGAATATGCGTATTGAGTATTGATATATACCATAACAACATTTGCATTTTCTTGTCTAAAAAGAAGAGTATTTCCTCCCCATGATCCATTCTCAAAATAGGTATTCAATGAAGTGACAGAACTAAACTTAACCCAAAAATTATATGCATAATCTCCAGTACCAAAATTATAATTTGGACTATTGGGAACCTCTACATAATTTGAACCATTGAGACTTAGTGAAGATCCAGAGTTATTTGGAGTATCGCTCGAAAGACTAGCACTATATGCGACACCATTATTATTTAAACCAGAATTGTCTAAAACGCTAGATCCATCTAAGGCATCAAAATTCCATTCTCCCACAGCGTCCGCTCCTAAAGCTCTATGTAAACTCGTACTAAAAATAAGTCCTGCAGCAACTCGAGCTCTGTTTCGAGCAATATTTACTGAAGCTAAAACTATAGTAGATAAAAGACTTATTATAGAAATAACTACTAAAAGTTCTATTAGTGTAAATCCTTGTGTGCTTTTATTCTTCATACTATTTATGGCCTATAGTCTGGAACCTTAATACTTTCGACTGAACTGGTGGCAGGATCAATCATTATTGGAGAATTATTTGAGCGACTCGGAAATACATATACATACAAAACTACGAGTGCAGCTATAAAGAAAGATACAGAAATGCTGAGTAGCATAAAATAGGCATGTTTTTGATGCTTTACTATTCCTTTCTTTGTAAGCCAGTGCACCATTTGTGGAGTTTGAGGTGCGCCCAATATTGTTCGAGATTGAAACCGTGTTACATCTTCTGGTTCATCAAATTCTACACTCATAAAATCAGTATACTATATGCTATGTGTTTTTTGCTATAAGTGCATCAAGTTTTATGAGATCGAATGGCTTTGGCAAGTATGCACTTGCTCCATACTTATCAGCGATAGCTTTTCCATCTTTACTAGCTGTTACTACTATTACAGGAATATCTTTTGTTTCATCTGAAGCTTTTAATTTTTGTAATACTTGTTCACCGTTTAAGATAGGCATCCATAAATCAAGTAAAACTATATCGGGTTTTTCCTCCTTAATTTTTGCGAATATTTCTAGGCTGTGAAGTACTGGTATCACTTTATAACCATGTAGGTCTAATACAATAGAAATTGAGTCAAGGATTCCCTCATCATCATCACAGACCATGACACATTTTTTCATTTAATTATTGTTTAACGGAATAGTAAAGCTAAATGTAGATCCTTTGCCTGGCTCGCTATCAACCCATAGATGTCCTCCATGTCTCACTACGATTTGCTCACTTATATACAATCCAATGCCCATACCAGCAAACTGTTTTTGAGCATCCTCAACTCTGAAAAATCGCTCAAACAATTTCTGCTGATCTTTTTTATTAATACCAATTCCCTGATCAGTGACCATTATTTTTAGGTAATCACTCACACGTGATGCATGAACCACCACATCCTTTCCATTGGGAGAATACTTGATTGCATTATTTAATAAATTGTTGAGCACCATTTCCAATCTTTCTTTATCTCCATTAACTTTCAAATTGAGATCACCTGAATACTTGATTGTATGGTGCTTTGCTGCTGACTGAACAAGATCAATGGATTCTTTAATCATCTGGTTAACATCAAATTCAGCATATTTGTATTCTATTTTACCCGCCTGAATCTTAGACACATCTAGTAAATCGCTGATAAGACTTTCAAGCTTTTTTAATGAAACATTCGTTTTCTCAATAATCTCTAAGTTTTTCTCTGTAGTACTCTTCTTACTTTTAATAAGAATTTCTAATACTTGCAGATACGCTTTAATACTTGTTACTGGTGTCTTGAGTTCATGACTTGCAATACTGAGAAAATCATCTTTTCTAATTTGAACTTCTCGCAATTCTGTAATGTCCTCAATAGCTAACAAGATTATCTCTTCTGCATTCTCCAATGCCTCAATTTGTCGGGCATTCAAAAGCATCACTTTCTTTCCAATCTGAGGGAAATTGTGTTCTACCTCAAAATTCTCAAACGGATTCTGCTCAGGTAGGATCTTTTCAAACAGATCTCTCAAGGCTTTTATATCCCACTGTCCGTTACCAAGTTTAAATATATTTACACCGACAGTTTCTTCCTTTGAAACCTTAAATGTACTGTAAAAGTACTTATTTGCTGAGATTACGTTTAGTGATTTATCCAGCACGAGCAAGCTCTCACGCATTGTTTCAAAAATACCTGTGAGAAATGCTTCACTTTCTTTCAAGTTTTGAGTTCCGTCAGCTACTCTTTTCTCTAAAGATTCACGTTCATTTTTTAATGCTGCCTCAGCTTTTTTCCGACGAGTAATATCATTTTGAACCCCAATAAAGTGGGTAATATCGCCTTTTTTATTTCGGACTGGAGACATCATAAGCTCATTCCAAAATAATGAGCCATCCTTTTTATAGTTTCTTAATTCCACTTTGCAATCAATACCTTTTTCAATTGATTCTCGCAAAATTCTTCGAGCTTCTTGATCTCGATCATCTCCTTGAAGGAATCTACAATTCCTTCCTATTATTTCGTCACGTGTATATCCACTAATAAATTCAAAGGCTCGATTACAGAAAATAATTGGATTGTCTGGCTGAAGGCAATCTGTAATTACAATTCCGTTTGTAGTTGCATCTACTGCATTAATGAGTAAATTAAGATTTGAAGTAACATCAATTTTATGAATTGAAGCCTGTTTAATATTTTTCATAGGTAGAATTCTTAAGGATTAAATCAACTCTGTATAAGAATACATAGGTTACTTAAGTAAGCTATCTAAATATTGACGATGACTCTTCTATTCTCTTTCATGTATAGCTATCTACTATTTTTGAAACCATGAATACTTGGGCCTGTCAAAACTTTGAGCAAATTCTTCTTCTGTTTTAACAAATGCTTTTTCTAATTCTTCATTTCCATCAATAAAATACACAAAATCCAATTCTCTATTTTCAGTACCTCTTTCAGCGCTATATTTCTTTACCATATCTGTAGGTGAGATAATCTTTCTTCCAGATGTCATTCTTAATTCAAAGTGCAACCCTTTTTTTGTTCCTATAGGTTGATACGCATCATACACAAGCTCAGAGCATACCAATTCGTCTCGTGTTTCAAAATCAAAATTATAATCATAGGGCTTTCCGTAGTTTTCAAATGCTCTCATAACAGAATCAAATGTATCTTTCTTACTAAGCCGAGGTCTTAGTACACCCAAATAATCAGCACGAGCTGATTGTTCTAAGGACTGAAGAATAATACCTGGGGATTTACCCTCTATAACTGAATACTTGAAATTATCTTTATCTACTTCTTTTAATTGCTTGAGTAGTTTTGGATGTTCTTGTGCTAAAAGTTGTTCTACATTTTGGTATTCACCCATTGGAAAAAGATCAGCAAAGTGAGCATTCATATCCTCGAGAGTTCCCACATACAAAGCTGCATGTGCCCAGAAGCCAGGAATCCCCACATTACTTGCATACCAATTTCGTCGTTGGACCATAATATCCCCTGGCTGCATTTCTTTTTTAAGTTCAGCAATCTGTTCTAGGGTAATAAATTTTTCATGTCGAGAAGATAGATATGAATCCCCCATCATATTTGCAACATTTTTCTGAACTGGAAACCATAGGTTTGATAACTCTTTTTCCAAACTATACCGCTGTTCTTTTGCTGCTTTAACGGTTGTATTAAAAATATTACTCAAGAGATATGCATAGCTCTTTTCAGCTTCCTCAGTAAGCACTATATATCCTTCGTTTAAGTTCTTTTCAGAAAGAGTGAGATTTAAAAGAGAAATATAGAATCTCCCCATATTTCTTCTTACAAAACTATCGGAACTAAAAAATCTATCGAGAACGTCATCATATGAATCTTTAGCTCCAAATACTGGAGAATACTCATTTAGTTGTTTTATCACAACATTATTATCATCAACTGTATCTATAAGTTTATGAAAAATCTCAAACTTTTTTATATACAACGAGTATGCAATTCCAAAAGACTGCGCGTGATCTTTGGGATGACTAAAAACACTTATGCGATTAAAATATTTGTGAATATCAGTATTTTTTTCTGATTCCATTGCTACAGATAAGAACAAATTCCACTTATTTTGAAGCTGAATTCTATCATCTGCTGTTAAAACTGATTTCTTTAGAATGGGATCCTGAATCAAATCATCTGCAGCCAATTCTAAGTTGTCGAGAAGCACCGTAGCTATTTCCACATCGTTTTCTATGAGTTCGTGTCGTTCTTCTACACTTAATGCTTCAAACGGATTGCCAGAATATGGAATAACCGTCCATGCGATATATACGCAAAAAAGTACAACCAAAACTATAGCTATAACTAACTTATACTGGAATATAATATTTTTTGTTTTTCTAAATATTTTAGATTTAGAAACTTTTTGTCGATCAAATAAAAATGCTTTTATGAGATAGCGAAGTGCTATAAGCAAAAATACTACAGATACGATAAAGTGAAATGGATATAAGAGCTTGAGCCCAGCACAAGCAGCAGCCAATCCAAATGAGATAGCAGCAATGGTCAACGATAAAAGCACTTTCTTTTTGTGTTTCAGAAAGTGATTTTTGAGTGTAACTATTTCTTGCTGCGAATGCTTTGCCACACTATTAATTGCCCTCTACGTATTTTTTAAAATTATCTAAGAATCCTTGCCATCCTGATCTTTGGAGTTCCTCAGTATTTTCATTTTCCATTTCAAATTCCTGTACTATTTTTACAGAATCACCTACTTGTTCAAAATCAACGGTGACTGTTCTTCCGTCATCAATTGTATAATCAAGCTTAGTTGGTGCAATTACTTTTGTATAAACACCAGAGAAATCAAACCCTGGAGATCCATCTCTTGGGGCCATATATGTTAAAAATCTTCCTCCCTCTTTCAAATCATTTGTTTTAGATGTTGCACCCCAATCATCAGAAGCAAATGCCCAATGTGGAATATGTTCTGCCCCATTCCAATATTCCCAGACTTTTTCTGGACTAGCATGTACTGTCGTTTCTATTTTTATTTTTTGCATAGTGAAATAATTATATCAAATGTATTTATTCTATCTCTTTTCAAACGCCATCATAAACATTCCAGGTGATTCAACTATTTCAGTTTTCTTTAGCACATCTTTAAGAAATAATTCTATAATTTCTTTTGCCTTAGATACTTCAGTTCTATCTTCCACATCTATTTCAGCCTCAGTAAAAAATCGCATACTAGGAGAGTGATCAAACTTTACACTATCTATAGTTAGGCTTATGGGAGTGCTTTGGTATTCTCCAGCAAACCATTCTCTATCTTTTATTATTTTTATAGCATCAGGATATTGTGCTATCACAGATTTAAATTCTGGTTCTGTAACTTCATGTTCATTCTCTCTTCGAGCCGGTTGATCATCTACAATTTCCCAAATCTTTTCTGTATAAATATATTTCCCTGCTTCCTCTCGGTAGCGCTTTAAATCATATCCCTTATATTGAGACTTTTTAGCTTCAATATAATAGTCATTTTGTGGAGTCATACCCTTAGCAACAAAACCTCGCGCTTTAAATTCAGCAATGAGATTTTCTTTGTCTTCTGCAGTAAGCTCTACTTTTAGTTCAACTTCGTACATATATAAATCATAGCATAAAAAAAGAGCATCACGAGGATGCTCTGTTACCCTACCACTTCCGTGGGTTGGGTGTTGTACTGCTGCCACAACACTAAGAATTCAGGACACGTACGGATGAGCTGTGCCAACGTGCCGGTAGCGACCAATTGCCCCTCATGAAAGAAGTGAATCACATCAAACATGTGGAGTAGGTGCAGCCGATGAATTGACGAGATCACCGTCTTATCCAAGAACGCGTTGAAGATGTTGGTGTACACCTTCTTCTCTGTAGCCGTATCCAAGCTCGATGTGGGTTCATCGAGTAGCACGACCTCCTTGTCGTGACAGGCCAGGAGCCCGCGTGCAAGCGCCAGGCGCTGCTTTTGGCCACCTGAGAGATTGACTCCGCGCTCCTTGAGGGACGAATCTAGTCCTTTCGGCAACAAAGCGGCAACATCGGTGAAGCACGCCATGTCGGTGTAACGACGGACCAAGTCCGAATCGTACTCCGCACCGAGGGTGATGTTTTCAATCACCGTCGTCCCAAAGATGTCGGGATCCTGCGGCAAAAGTCCAATTGCTCGGCAAATGCCATCAAACCCGTCTTCGATTTCGTGATCATCCACAAAGAGTTTCAAGCTCTGCGGACGATGGAGACCTCGTACGACTTTGAGCAATGTCGACTTGCCGCTTCCACTTGCTCCCACAAGTGCAACGCGCGACCCACGTGTGATGTCGAACGCTACATTTGCCAAGTGTAGTCCCGTACCATTATCTGCGTACGAGAAGTTGAGATCCCTCACTTCCATGCGTTGCCAATCCTTTCGCAACACATGGTTAGCAAGGTTATCTTCTTTGAAGTCGTCAGCCACTTCCTCGGCATTCGCGATGCGTGATGTTCCCACCACGACATCTTTGTACATGCCGGTGAAGCGAAAGAAAACTTCGCTCATTTCATCCAAGTACTTGATGAGGATGTAGACCGTGCCCACGAGCACTGCCTTCGGTGTTTCCATATGCTGCCAAACGTACAGCCCCAAGACAAGCATTGTCATGGCGGCGGTACAGAAGGTAGTAAGGAACCACTTTATCTCGTTAAGCGTTGTGTTCCGCTTAAAGAGATCATACGGCTTGTCGACCCTGTGACAGATCGCCTCGAACACCAGTCGCTCAACGCGCAGAATGATCACGGTTGCAAT
Coding sequences within it:
- a CDS encoding HAD-IC family P-type ATPase; amino-acid sequence: MNQDKQSNTPWAQEPQEVFTYLQTSNEGISSAEADKRIEKFGTNIFHSKEKIKVVSIFLKQFASPLIFLLLGAAVLTAVLGKTIDMFVIIFAVLFNAILGFYREYHAENTLDKLVTYIKDRARVIRDGKELEIDSVQLVPGDIVKLSYGTRVPADARIISTSNFRVDEAVLTGESIPVEKETGVVSITSGIADRKNIAHAGTLVVEGYATAIVYATGSATEIGKIANIVANTERAETPIQKGVAKLGWLLFFVTIIIVAGIFSLGTLRGEPILEMLTLSAAVAVGAVPEALPIALTVILAIGAERIASRKGIVRKLAAAETLGSTTLIMTDKTGTLTMADMQLVGIYTQSHILENTEALESKHFSTDQKKILSLALENIDVTIENHEDAPSEWKFHGRPFEINIAKASIEHNVGLEQLKKDVRLVIPFNSTHKFSVAETDTQYIVMGAPDILLRRSKMTKDAYLTTETWIDKVSSEGKRLIGIATLDKKNFSKKISTDDIENIHFMGVMALFDPIRPDVPAAIKKIQSYGIKMVMITGDLKGTALAITRDLKWNVTEEEVLTGSQLHEMTDEELLTIIPSIKIFARVTPEDKLRIGQLYQRLGEVVAMTGDGVNDAPALKAMDIGISLGSGSDVAKSAADMVLLDDNFKTISLSVEEGRKILSNIRKTFVYLMSNSLDAIFVIGGSLIIGLPMPLTALQIIWVNFFTGSLPVLAFAFDEDLDKKHTAKTTGSKLIFTNEVTFITFGIGVMSSLFLFFIYYGLLRFGVDLALTKSLFFVCFASYILVVAYSFRSLYNPLFSYPVFSNAKLNISILFAALLLIGTVTIPAAREIFGLVAIPLVWIWFIAAWLILNVLLVEGAKYFIRK
- a CDS encoding LamG-like jellyroll fold domain-containing protein encodes the protein MKNKSTQGFTLIELLVVISIISLLSTIVLASVNIARNRARVAAGLIFSTSLHRALGADAVGEWNFDALDGSSVLDNSGLNNNGVAYSASLSSDTPNNSGSSLSLNGSNYVEVPNSPNYNFGTGDYAYNFWVKFSSVTSLNTYFENGSWGGNTLLFRQENANVVMVYINTQYAYSYSFSPEAGKWYNLALTRENGVMKLYVDGARLGANQAETSNIAPSQVLRIGSSVHASGQTFNGLIDSFRIYSRSLNSAEIEKLYALGHQND
- a CDS encoding response regulator encodes the protein MKKCVMVCDDDEGILDSISIVLDLHGYKVIPVLHSLEIFAKIKEEKPDIVLLDLWMPILNGEQVLQKLKASDETKDIPVIVVTASKDGKAIADKYGASAYLPKPFDLIKLDALIAKNT
- a CDS encoding PAS domain S-box protein, whose product is MKNIKQASIHKIDVTSNLNLLINAVDATTNGIVITDCLQPDNPIIFCNRAFEFISGYTRDEIIGRNCRFLQGDDRDQEARRILRESIEKGIDCKVELRNYKKDGSLFWNELMMSPVRNKKGDITHFIGVQNDITRRKKAEAALKNERESLEKRVADGTQNLKESEAFLTGIFETMRESLLVLDKSLNVISANKYFYSTFKVSKEETVGVNIFKLGNGQWDIKALRDLFEKILPEQNPFENFEVEHNFPQIGKKVMLLNARQIEALENAEEIILLAIEDITELREVQIRKDDFLSIASHELKTPVTSIKAYLQVLEILIKSKKSTTEKNLEIIEKTNVSLKKLESLISDLLDVSKIQAGKIEYKYAEFDVNQMIKESIDLVQSAAKHHTIKYSGDLNLKVNGDKERLEMVLNNLLNNAIKYSPNGKDVVVHASRVSDYLKIMVTDQGIGINKKDQQKLFERFFRVEDAQKQFAGMGIGLYISEQIVVRHGGHLWVDSEPGKGSTFSFTIPLNNN
- a CDS encoding YiiX/YebB-like N1pC/P60 family cysteine hydrolase, with protein sequence MAKHSQQEIVTLKNHFLKHKKKVLLSLTIAAISFGLAAACAGLKLLYPFHFIVSVVFLLIALRYLIKAFLFDRQKVSKSKIFRKTKNIIFQYKLVIAIVLVVLFCVYIAWTVIPYSGNPFEALSVEERHELIENDVEIATVLLDNLELAADDLIQDPILKKSVLTADDRIQLQNKWNLFLSVAMESEKNTDIHKYFNRISVFSHPKDHAQSFGIAYSLYIKKFEIFHKLIDTVDDNNVVIKQLNEYSPVFGAKDSYDDVLDRFFSSDSFVRRNMGRFYISLLNLTLSEKNLNEGYIVLTEEAEKSYAYLLSNIFNTTVKAAKEQRYSLEKELSNLWFPVQKNVANMMGDSYLSSRHEKFITLEQIAELKKEMQPGDIMVQRRNWYASNVGIPGFWAHAALYVGTLEDMNAHFADLFPMGEYQNVEQLLAQEHPKLLKQLKEVDKDNFKYSVIEGKSPGIILQSLEQSARADYLGVLRPRLSKKDTFDSVMRAFENYGKPYDYNFDFETRDELVCSELVYDAYQPIGTKKGLHFELRMTSGRKIISPTDMVKKYSAERGTENRELDFVYFIDGNEELEKAFVKTEEEFAQSFDRPKYSWFQK
- a CDS encoding SRPBCC domain-containing protein, producing MQKIKIETTVHASPEKVWEYWNGAEHIPHWAFASDDWGATSKTNDLKEGGRFLTYMAPRDGSPGFDFSGVYTKVIAPTKLDYTIDDGRTVTVDFEQVGDSVKIVQEFEMENENTEELQRSGWQGFLDNFKKYVEGN
- a CDS encoding CYTH domain-containing protein, with amino-acid sequence MYEVELKVELTAEDKENLIAEFKARGFVAKGMTPQNDYYIEAKKSQYKGYDLKRYREEAGKYIYTEKIWEIVDDQPARRENEHEVTEPEFKSVIAQYPDAIKIIKDREWFAGEYQSTPISLTIDSVKFDHSPSMRFFTEAEIDVEDRTEVSKAKEIIELFLKDVLKKTEIVESPGMFMMAFEKR
- a CDS encoding ABC transporter ATP-binding protein, which translates into the protein MFKKPHRNGNPFVYLFWKTWHYSAGNRKSVALYWGFFIIAISIMLFFLPLLGAKIMNEIQAEGITVDSMPTLIKLLVWMFVTKMVFWAFHGPARVWETLNAFKSRANYRKYLLKGTMTLPLEWHVEHHSGDTIDKIEKGASALYQFSSMSFQIVYAFIQLVGSFIMLGYFFPMSIPIVVGMMCLSIFFTIKFDRVMIPQYRKLNKAENEISENVFDTISNIATVIILRVERLVFEAICHRVDKPYDLFKRNTTLNEIKWFLTTFCTAAMTMLVLGLYVWQHMETPKAVLVGTVYILIKYLDEMSEVFFRFTGMYKDVVVGTSRIANAEEVADDFKEDNLANHVLRKDWQRMEVRDLNFSYADNGTGLHLANVAFDITRGSRVALVGASGSGKSTLLKVVRGLHRPQSLKLFVDDHEIEDGFDGICRAIGLLPQDPDIFGTTVIENITLGAEYDSDLVRRYTDMACFTDVAALLPKGLDSSLKERGVNLSGGQKQRLALARGLLACHDKEVVLLDEPTSSLDTATEKKVYTNIFNAFLDKTVISSIHRLHLLHMFDVIHFFHEGQLVATGTLAQLIRTCPEFLVLWQQYNTQPTEVVG